Sequence from the candidate division KSB1 bacterium genome:
TTTGTCAACGATTGCAGTGGCATATTCATTTTTGCCGGATAAATAATCTTTCATCAATTTGAAGAAAACACCGCTCAGAACCAAAATAGCCACCAGGTTTGGAATTGCGATTACTCCAACAGAAATATTCGCCAAAACCCAGAGTTGATCGACATTTGCAACTCCCGCAAAAAGAACTCCCGGTATAAAATAGAGCCATTTTAAATACTTGATCGCATTCTTGCCAAACAGATTATTAATCGAGGTTTCATAATAAATAAAGAAACCAATTTGAGTGGATAAGCAAAAAGTCAGGATCACAATTGAAACAATCAGGCTGGCCAGGCTATCCGGAAAAACCGATGCAAAAGCAGTCAAGACTAAATCGATACCTGTTTCTCCACCTGCAAGAGCTCCGGTTGACAAAATGGCAAATGATGTGATCGTGCAGATGATGATGGTATCGACGAAAACCTCAAATGCCCCCCAGATTCCCTGCTGAAAAGGATGGCTTGTATCGGCTGTTGCATGCACCATGGGTGCGGTACCCAAGCCGGCTTCGTTGGATAACATGCCTCGGGCCATTCCTTGTTTAATGGCCGCGGCAACAGCGATACCACTGGCTCCACCGATGGCCGGCGCCGGAGCGAAGGCATATTTGAATATCATAGAAAAGACAGAGGGAATTTCTGTATAATTAACCACAAATATGGTTAATCCGGCCAGGATATAAATAACCGACATGAATGGCACCATTCTTTCGGAAAATTGTCCGATCCTTTTGATC
This genomic interval carries:
- a CDS encoding sodium:alanine symporter family protein yields the protein MIETILKILTDFDKVLWGPWTMIFIAAVAIYLTMKSRFFQFFKFSYIIRNTFGIMFKKPEDEAQQKMTPFQATATSLAGTVVVGMGNMAGVATALSVGGPGAIFWMWALAFFGMMTKTVEITLAVHYRELNKDGRPYGGPTHYINKGLGWKFLAYTFSAGMLINAVFSSSLLQAHTVGRAFLSSYQFNPYIVTALMAITTAYVVIGGIKRIGQFSERMVPFMSVIYILAGLTIFVVNYTEIPSVFSMIFKYAFAPAPAIGGASGIAVAAAIKQGMARGMLSNEAGLGTAPMVHATADTSHPFQQGIWGAFEVFVDTIIICTITSFAILSTGALAGGETGIDLVLTAFASVFPDSLASLIVSIVILTFCLSTQIGFFIYYETSINNLFGKNAIKYLKWLYFIPGVLFAGVANVDQLWVLANISVGVIAIPNLVAILVLSGVFFKLMKDYLSGKNEYATAIVDKSKNYIKMPK